GTTCGCACGCCTTTTTACTGCTTCGCCCGGTCCTCCCGTTGGTCGGAGGAGAAGTTGATTCCGACCAACGGGAGGACCGGCGCCGATAACCTACCAAGACACGATATACGCGTCACGAAGTGACCGCTCCGCGCGTAGCGGGCCTGTCCGGCAGGACAGCTTCTTAGACGAGGAGAACATACTTCGGGAGGGCGCGGTGGGCGGCGTTGACGCGGTGGAAAGAAGCGGGATCAGGCTTCGGTGGCGTCGAGTCGGGAGAGGACGATGTTGCGAATGATCTCTTCGATGTGGTCGATGGAGGAGTCTTCGCGGATGGTGGCGACGCGTTGAGGTTCGCGGGCGGCGATCTCTTCGTACTTGTTGTAGATGCGGCGATAAAAATCGTCGGGTTCGCGTTCGAAGCGGTTTTCGTCGGTGCCTTGCTTTTCGACGTGGCGCTGATTGCGGCGGCGGGCGCGGCGAAGGGAGGATTCCAATGATGGGAGGAGGAGGAGGGTGAGGTCGGGCTGGAGGTTGTCGCAGGCGGCGGCGTGCATGGCGAGGATGCGTTCGCTGCCGAGCTGACGGCCTCCGCCCTGATAGGCCTCGGAGGAGTCGGTGTAGCGGTCGCAGAGGACGATGGAGCCGGCGGCGAGGGCAGGGAGGATGACCTCTGCGATGGACTGGGCGCGGTCGGCGAACATGAGGGCCATCTCGGCTGCGGGGGCGATGGGGCCGAGTGCGGCTTCGGAGCGGGAGTCGAGCAGGATGCTGCGGATGCGGTCGCCGAGGGCGGTGCCTCCGGGCTGGCGGAGGGTGATGACGGTGTGGCCTTCGGACTCAAGTGAGGTAGCGAGGCGGCGGAGCTGGGTGGTCTTTCCGGAGCCGTCGAGGCCCTCGAAGGTGATGAAATATCCGCGGGGCATGGTCTTCAGCTTACCGCAGATGAGGAAGATGGAATCTTAGCGAGAAGGCAGGTGCGGCGGGTAAGAGAACGCTGCGGCTGTTGCGCGCCTGCCCCGTAAGCGGCGAGGTTGAGATGCTTATCGTTATTTTTCTTGTCGCGGTCGTCCCACTCTTAGCAGTGGGAGGGGTGTTTGCTTTTATGGCTAAGGATCAGAAGCGCAAAGGACAGAGCGGTACTGTTAGAGCCGGAGAGATTACGCAAGGACGGGCATCGGGGCTGGACTAGCAGCAAAGTGGCTGTGCGAGTTCTTGCCAGTGCTGATTGGGAAAGCCTATGATGTTGCGCGCTGCGGAAAGTGAGTGCAGCAGAGGGCCCCGACGTATGATGATGGTCGTGATTTTTGCAATGGTGTTTGTGCTTCTGGCATTGGGTTTGGTGATTACTCTGATGATTCGGTCTCACGGTCGCCAGTTTCATCGCGGATCTTTGAAGGCCGGGAGTGGGACACACGGAGTGAAGTGAGCCTGCCGGGCTCGAACGGATGATGGGATCTACCTGGCGCTGGTGACGGTGGGCGCGGGTTGCCAGGTGACCCCGATGGTCGTAATGGCGATGGCCAGAGAGCCTTCTGCTCCTTCTTTGAGGAAGGGGCCGTCGGACTTGTGTTCCTGGTGGGCGCTGTCGGTGTAGAGGAGCTTGGTGGGGCCGGAGCCGAGGACCTTGAAGCGATAGTGGAAGTCTGCGCCGGGGGCGAGGTTTTGCGTGCCGAAGCTGGCGCTGGGATAGTCGATTTCGAGGAGCTCGATGGGCTGGCCGGTGTGATTGCTGACTGTGGTCTCGACGTAAGGGGAGTGGCAGCCGGTGGCGGTGAGGCTGGCGAGAAGGGCGAGCGCAAGCAGGGAACGCATAAGGTTCAAGGGTATCAGGGTGGATGGGGACCGCCGTTTTGCACCAACTCTGATTCTGCAAAAATCTGATTCTGCAAAAAAGGTGGTTATCCTTTTGGCAGATGGAGATTCCAGAAACTCATGAATAGCAAACGGAAACTACCTTTCTGCACCGTCTTTGGGTTGGCGGTTTTGTATTTAAGCGTTTGCAAATCTTCTCTCTCACAGTCTGCTCCAGTGTCAGTAGCGACGAGTAGAGATGGAAGATTCAAGTATGAGATCTTTGGAAAAGATGACCCTGGGAAGCCGCTATTGATTCTTCTTCATGGCGCGAGCGGGCCAAGTGTGGGGTTCTATCGCGAGCAAGCCGAGTATTTCTCGAGCAACGGCTATACCGTCTTTCTACCTCATTATTTTGATGCGACAAAGTCCAGCGATCCGACAATGGACAATTATCATGCCTGGGTGAACGTAGTGAAGACGCTGCTCAGCGAGCAGAGAGCACCTACCGGATCCGCTCACAGAAAATCAGTATTGGTTGGCTATTCTCTTGGTGCATCGGTCGCCCTGGCGGCGGGCTCTGAAGAGGTACCAGTAGATGCGATTGCTGAATGGTACGGGAGCCTTCCGGATGATTTCTTTTACCATCTGCAGGGGATGCCACCACTTCTAATCCTTCATGGCGAGCGCGACTCTAACATTCCCGTTGAGAACGCCCAGCAACTTATAAAGCTCTGTGGAATAAAACAGTTTCAGTGCGAAAGCCATATCTATCCTGATCAGGGTCATGGATTCTCGGGAGCAGCGTTGAAGGACGCGGATTCAAGAACACTGTCGTTTTTCTCTCGTTCTGTACAACGTGAAGAGGCTCAGAATGACAACGGAAAAAGCAGGAGAATGCAAAACCGCTGAGGCAAAGGCGAAATACGGGGGTTTTGACGGATACCGCGGCATGAATCGGTTCGCTGCAACTTAGAGCTATGGCTGCAATCCACTGCGTCGCGCGATGAGACTGCGCGACTTTGGTCGAGATGACGCGTCACGCGGGTTGACCAAGTGTGCTTAGGGGCGCCGATTGTTTTGGTGGGGAGAACGAACGATGCAAAAGCAGATCCCTGCGGGATGACAACAAATGAACGGACAACTGCAAAGGCAAAGGCGAAATGCGGGGGTCTTGACGGGTACCGCAGTATGAATCGGTTCGCTGCAACTGAGAGCTGTGGCCGCAATCCACTGCGTCGCGCGATGAGACTGCGCGACTTCGGTCGAGATGACGAGTCGTCAGGCAACAGCAGATCCCTACGGGATGACAACAAAAAGAAAACGGACAACTGCCGAGGCAAAGACAAGCAAAACTGTTTTAGAGGAAGGGTAGGAGCTCGGAGGTTCGGGTCGGAGGCTTGTCGAGGATGCGGGCGGTGAGGACGGCTCCGGAGCGGTTGTCGTGGAGGGTGATGGGGAAGGCGAGGACGCTCCAGGTGAGCTGCGGCTCCTGTGGGCGGGGCACAGCGAGCAGGCCGCGATGGGTGCGGTCGATGTAGGTCTCGCGGGTAAGGCATACGGTCTGGAGGACGTCGCTCCAGTCGCGCATGAAGGGACGCATCTCCTGAAAGACGCTGCGGCCGATGAACCACTCGCGGGGTTGGCCGAGATACTCGGCGACGCTGTCGTTGCAGTACTGCCAGACGCCTTTTTCGTCGAAGATCTGAACGAGGACGTCGGAGCCGATGGCCATGGCGATGCGGGAGTAGAAGAAGTCGCGGGCGTCGACGACGACGGGCGCGCCGCGGCGCTTCGCCTCCAGAGAGCTGAGGGCGTCGAGGAGGTCTTCGACGGAGCTGTGGCCCTTGAGGAGATGCATGTCTTCGACGCCGCCGAAGTAGCGGTCGATGGTGGCCGAGAGAATGATGATGGGAACGTGGGGGCGGCGGCGGCGGAGGAGAGCTGCTACCTCGGTGCCGAACTGGCCTGCTCCGAGATGATAGTCGAGGACGGCGATGTCGATGTTGTTGAAGAGGTCGGTGGCCTCTTCGATGGTGGAGGCCGGGACGCACTCGTAGCCGTGTTGGCGCAGTATGGCGGAGCGGAGATGGAGATTGGTGGGCTCGTCATCGAGCAAAAGGACGCGAACGGGTTGGGCTGTGGTGCTTTGCATCTCGGTGGAGCCGTTGCGGAGACTTTCAGGAGGTTCCATCATGTCCTACCCCCAAGTACCTCTATGAGTTATATACGACGAGGGTCACCACATGAATGGTTATTTTAGTTTCGACTTTATGTCGCGTAGGAGTTCGGGAAGTCGATTGAAGAGCGCGACGGAACGAAGCCACTGCCGGTTGTCGATGGCGGGGTAGCCGCTGACGACCTTTCCGGGGGCGACGTCGCTGGGAATTCCGCTTTGGGCTGTCGCGATGGCTCCGTCGCCGATGGTGCAGTGTCCGGCGACGCCGACCTGGCCGGCGAGGATGACGTTTTTGCCGATGATGGTGGAACCGGCGAGGCCAACCTGGGCGCAGAGGAGAGTGTCTTCGCCTACGGTTGAGCCATGGCCAACCTGGACGAGATTGTCGATCTTGGCTCCGGCGTGGACGCGGGTTTCGCCGATGGAGGCGCGGTCGATGCAGGCGTTGGCCTGGACTTCGACGTTGTCTTCGAGGATGGCGGGGCCGGATTGGAGGATCTTGTACCAGCTGCCGTCGGATTGGCGGGCGAAGCCGAAGCCGTCGGCCCCTACGATGGCACCGTTCTGGAGGGTGACGTTGTCGCCTAGCTGGCAGTGTTCGCGAACGATGGCGTGGGCGTGGGCGAAGAAGTTGTCGCCGATGCCGGCGTGGGGGTAGAGGACGACGTGGGGGAGGATGATGGCGTTGTCACCAATGGTGACGTGATCGCCGATGACGGCGTAGGCGCCGATGTGGGCGTTGGCGCCGATCTGTGCGGTGGGCGCGATGGCTGCGGTGGGGTGGATGCCGGGGGCGTAGGTAGGGGCTTGATAGAAGAGTTCGATGGCGCGCGCGAAGGCCAGGTAGGGATTTTTGAGGCGGAGGGTGGCGGCGGAGAGCTCGGGGAAGTCGGGTTCGACGAGGACGGCGGTGGCCTTGGTGGTGTGGGCGAGAGAGGCGTACTTCGGGTTGGCGACGAAGGCGAGGGCACCGGGAGTGGCGGTCTCGATGCCGGCTACCTGGGTGATTCGGGCGGCAGGATCGCCGTGCAGGGTGGCGCCGAGATGATCGGCCAGGGCGGCGAGAGTTACCGATTTCGGACTGGATTGCATGGGGTGGATTGTAATGGACGAGACAACGAAGGGTCTGTGAGGGAGCTAGTTGGGGCGGCTGTTGGGTGGGATGAGGTTGGTAAAGAGGTCTTCCTGCAGGCTGGGGACTGAAGAGGCAGGGAGGGGTTTGCGGCGCGACGGGCTGGTGATGACGGCAAGAAGCTGGAGGTCGGTGATGGAGGTGCGGGGGACGAAGATGCGCTGTGTGTTGGAGCGGACGTCGGGTGGGGTGAGCTGGAGGCCGGTGTCGTTGATGAGGTCGTCGGCGAGGGTGAGGTCGATGGGAGCGAGGCCCTCGAGGAGGTCGCCGGAGCGGAAGGTGAGGCGGAGCCAAAGGCCTTCGGTGCGAGGCTTTGCGAGGAAGGTGCGGCGGGTGAGGCGTTCGGGGTTGGCCGTGTCGTTGAGGTTGTAGTCGCGGACGTAGCAGATGTGCTTTATGTCGTTGATGGCGAGGGAGATGACACGACCGCTGAGGTCGAGGAGATCGATGGCGCGGTTACGCGCGAAGCCGGAGAGCGGCAGATAGCCGGGGAGAGTATCTCCTGTGAAGCGGCGGACGATGACCTTCTTGTGCGCGGAGGACATAAGGACTCGCGGATTGTCGCATACCAGGGGTTAGAGCAACGAAAAAGGTGCAACCGGAGTAGTCAATTCGCTAATGCTGTGTTACATTGGCCTTTTGCGTTTACCTGTGCTCACCATTATAAACGCTTGATTCGTCGGAGCTTAGCCTGGAGTTGGAGGGGCTTCGATGGGTTGCGGCGGTCCGGTTTGAACCGGCTTGGAGTAAAAGTACCAGTTATGGCCGACTA
This Tunturibacter gelidoferens DNA region includes the following protein-coding sequences:
- the tmk gene encoding dTMP kinase, which gives rise to MPRGYFITFEGLDGSGKTTQLRRLATSLESEGHTVITLRQPGGTALGDRIRSILLDSRSEAALGPIAPAAEMALMFADRAQSIAEVILPALAAGSIVLCDRYTDSSEAYQGGGRQLGSERILAMHAAACDNLQPDLTLLLLPSLESSLRRARRRNQRHVEKQGTDENRFEREPDDFYRRIYNKYEEIAAREPQRVATIREDSSIDHIEEIIRNIVLSRLDATEA
- the lpxD gene encoding UDP-3-O-(3-hydroxymyristoyl)glucosamine N-acyltransferase, producing the protein MQSSPKSVTLAALADHLGATLHGDPAARITQVAGIETATPGALAFVANPKYASLAHTTKATAVLVEPDFPELSAATLRLKNPYLAFARAIELFYQAPTYAPGIHPTAAIAPTAQIGANAHIGAYAVIGDHVTIGDNAIILPHVVLYPHAGIGDNFFAHAHAIVREHCQLGDNVTLQNGAIVGADGFGFARQSDGSWYKILQSGPAILEDNVEVQANACIDRASIGETRVHAGAKIDNLVQVGHGSTVGEDTLLCAQVGLAGSTIIGKNVILAGQVGVAGHCTIGDGAIATAQSGIPSDVAPGKVVSGYPAIDNRQWLRSVALFNRLPELLRDIKSKLK
- a CDS encoding hybrid sensor histidine kinase/response regulator gives rise to the protein MMEPPESLRNGSTEMQSTTAQPVRVLLLDDEPTNLHLRSAILRQHGYECVPASTIEEATDLFNNIDIAVLDYHLGAGQFGTEVAALLRRRRPHVPIIILSATIDRYFGGVEDMHLLKGHSSVEDLLDALSSLEAKRRGAPVVVDARDFFYSRIAMAIGSDVLVQIFDEKGVWQYCNDSVAEYLGQPREWFIGRSVFQEMRPFMRDWSDVLQTVCLTRETYIDRTHRGLLAVPRPQEPQLTWSVLAFPITLHDNRSGAVLTARILDKPPTRTSELLPFL
- a CDS encoding dienelactone hydrolase family protein, translated to MILLHGASGPSVGFYREQAEYFSSNGYTVFLPHYFDATKSSDPTMDNYHAWVNVVKTLLSEQRAPTGSAHRKSVLVGYSLGASVALAAGSEEVPVDAIAEWYGSLPDDFFYHLQGMPPLLILHGERDSNIPVENAQQLIKLCGIKQFQCESHIYPDQGHGFSGAALKDADSRTLSFFSRSVQREEAQNDNGKSRRMQNR
- a CDS encoding DUF6982 domain-containing protein; the encoded protein is MSSAHKKVIVRRFTGDTLPGYLPLSGFARNRAIDLLDLSGRVISLAINDIKHICYVRDYNLNDTANPERLTRRTFLAKPRTEGLWLRLTFRSGDLLEGLAPIDLTLADDLINDTGLQLTPPDVRSNTQRIFVPRTSITDLQLLAVITSPSRRKPLPASSVPSLQEDLFTNLIPPNSRPN